From the genome of Candidozyma auris chromosome 2, complete sequence, one region includes:
- the TUB4 gene encoding gamma-tubulin codes for MPGEVITLQVGQCGNQVGLEYWNQMALDFGLAPDGTPQPYKSDELAFETDSQAFSQKPPSQREDVLESFFTLSEQNKYTPRSILIDLEPSVVTKATAKLPMFNPRNVHLSETGSGAANNWQHGYAYGRNHEEELTNLIDRELDKCDNCSAFQLMHSVAGGTGSGVGSLLLELLNDRYGSKKIASTFSVFPSNEKTSDVVVQPYNTMLTLRRLIDFGDATFVFDNDSLNTLGNMFIGSGLEKNLNCSTAFEGANKLISYVAAGITNPLRFPSYMYSSYESIISTVVPTPELKFLSSSIAPYSNIPGVVPAQNYVSLNEYDIILELLNDKYKLNSCKEPLKYISVLDYVIGSNLDQKEIRRGIIKAQQRVSFVPWAPHSIGVVNGKQSTFTKPKSKRLSGIQISNNTSIVHLFGKTVKQYDLLAKRAAYINFYTASNDASERQEVLDAFEECKESVRQTIDEYKACTKESYFGDDIMDEDML; via the exons ATGCCAGG TGAAGTGATTACCCTCCAAGTTGGCCAATGCGGGAATCAAGTTGGTTTAGAGTACTGGAATCAAATGGCTCTAGACTTCGGGCTAGCTCCAGATGGAACGCCCCAGCCCTACAAAAGTGACGAACTTGCTTTTGAAACAGATAGCCAAGCATTTTCCCAAAAACCCCCCTCTCAACGTGAAGACGTTTTGGAGTCGTTCTTCACCCTCAGTGAGCAGAATAAGTATACTCCCAGATCGATCCTAATAGATTTAGAGCCCTCAGTGGTGACAAAAGCCACTGCGAAGCTTCCGATGTTCAATCCAAGAAATGTGCACCTTAGTGAAACTGGAAGTGGTGCAGCTAACAATTGGCAACACGGCTATGCGTATGGAAGaaatcatgaagaagaactcaCGAACTTGATAGATAGAGAATTGGATAAGTGCGATAATTGTTCTGCTTTCCAGCTTATGCATAGCGTTGCTGGAGGCACGGGCTCGGGGGTGGGCAGCTTGttgcttgagcttttgaatgACAGGTACGgcagcaaaaaaattgctAGCACCTTCTCTGTGTTTCCTTCAAATGAAAAGACTTCGGACGTGGTTGTTCAGCCCTATAATACCATGCTTACCCTACGGAGGCTTATTGACTTCGGTGATGCTACATTCGTGTTCGACAATGATTCGCTAAACACGTTGGGCAACATGTTCATCGGGTCTGGCTTGGAAAAGAATTTAAACTGCTCAACTGCCTTCGAAGGTGCCAATAAGCTCATATCATATGTCGCCGCTGGGATCACAAACCCACTAAGGTTTCCAAGCTACATGTACAGCTCCTATGAATCAATTATCTCGACAGTGGTTCCGACGCCAGAGCTCAAATTTCTCCTGTCATCAATTGCTCCTTACTCAAACATCCCTGGTGTCGTACCAGCCCAGAACTACGTCAGCTTGAATGAATATGACATTattcttgagctccttaATGACAAGTATAAACTTAATAGCTGCAAAGAGCCTCTCAAGTACATCAGTGTACTTGACTATGTCATAGGTAGCAATCTTGaccaaaaagagatcaGAAGAGGTATAATAAAGGCCCAGCAGCGCGTGTCGTTTGTACCATGGGCGCCACACTCAATAGGCGTTGTGAATGGAAAACAGTCCACTTTCACCAAGCCGAAGAGCAAACGATTGAGTGGAATACAGATTTCGAACAACACTTCAATTGTACATCTATTCGGAAAAACTGTGAAACAGTACGATTTGCTTGCAAAGCGAGCTGCTTACATAAATTTCTATACCGCATCAAACGATGCCTCTGAGAGACAAGAAGTCTTAGATGCATTTGAAGAGTGCAAGGAAAGCGTTCGACAAACCATTGACGAGTACAAAGCTTGCACTAAAGAATCCTATTTTGGAGACGACATAATGGACGAAGATATGTTGTAA
- the HMG1 gene encoding hydroxymethylglutaryl-CoA reductase (NADPH) HMG1 produces MLNYLQTATANLARLSAHKPIHVTLLTSLLVSIAYLAVVDEYIPGSLENNGSVYYYHPPGTSDFNKWTQVDDPAQYANADQISLVPLVFRRKNNHVLPNVPDTITGAHYEKILMVRSSALDSKMDSLSRFTAEGVTWKARSHNKVARILEYGKVAYKKVCQLIRGAEAFDICLIIVAYIAMAYTILKVFIDLKRSDSSFWLGFSTIVSSTFAFIFALAITTKVFETKVSLLSMTEGIPFLTAIIGFKHKVSIATAVVNDSASNLDVKTIVSTAIASHTTSLLRDHVTVIVALLSALFYTAKMEGLRNFCLLSSTILTFDLLLTYTFFSAVLGLKVEITRARRTHDLQTALEEEGISSLVAASIANRSAKNEYPKGSDSRTTVLSFKIMMLAVFFAFHGLWLGSSWLYGSSSDLFNDTIGLSKETAQQISVSSKGTLITLLKPQVYVPNGVLVTIEDVISSILESVSRAIKDSLISKFLLFGFAVSISFNAYFLNATRYQRNATNKLVEREMSRPKLSGIAKTSKKSRKTKKKNDSYDNDDSSSNDSALTFNAPVKVLPLEECVKHLKEGKVKELNNDEISSLVVAGKLPLYALEKQLGDNLRAVVVRRKAIAKLANAPVLDTDKLPFAHYDYDRVFGACCENVIGYMPLPVGVAGPLIIDGVPYHIPMATTEGCLVASTMRGCKAINSGGGVQTILTQDGMTRGPCVSFPSLARAGACKLWLDSEEGQRTIKKAFNSTSRFARLQHVKTAIAGTLLFIRFKTTTGDAMGMNMISKGVEHSLKFMMEECGFEDMSVIAVSGNYCTDKKPAAINWIEGRGKSVVAEARIPADVVRKVLKSDVDALVELNVSKNLVGSAMAGSVGGFNAHAANLVTAVYLACGQDPAQNVESSNCITLMNKVGDDLQISVSMPSIEVGTIGGGTILEAQGSMLDLLGVRGPHPKNPGDNSRRLACIVASAVLAAELSLCSALAAGHLVQSHMQHNRSKAPANGDAPKPVANGTTNGQDIKRLQEGSVNCIKS; encoded by the coding sequence ATGCTCAATTATTTACAGACAGCCACCGCCAACTTGGCGAGGCTATCTGCCCACAAACCGATCCACGTTACCCTTCTAACATCGCTACTCGTGTCGATAGCCTACCTCGCTGTCGTAGATGAGTATATTCCAGGGCTGCTCGAGAATAACGGCAGCGTGTACTATTACCACCCACCAGGCACAAGTGATTTCAACAAATGGACTCAGGTGGATGACCCAGCTCAATATGCTAACGCTGACCAAATTCTGTTGGTGCCCTTAGTGttcagaagaaagaacaaCCACGTCTTACCCAATGTCCCTGACACCATAACCGGAGCTCACTACGAAAAAATCTTGATGGTCAGGTCAAGCGCGTTGGACTCAAAGATGGATAGCTTGAGTAGATTCACCGCTGAGGGGGTCACTTGGAAAGCCAGATCTCACAATAAGGTGGCAAGGATCTTAGAGTACGGCAAGGTTGCTTATAAGAAAGTCTGCCAGTTGATTCGAGGCGCCGAGGCTTTCGACATATGCTTGATCATTGTGGCCTACATTGCTATGGCCTACACGATATTGAAAGTGTTCATCGATTTGAAGCGCAGCGACTCGAGCTTTTGGTTGGGATTCTCCACAATTGTGTCTTCCACCTTCGCTTTCATCTTCGCCTTGGCCATAACGACTAAGGTATTTGAGACAAAGGTTTCTTTGCTCAGCATGACTGAGGGAATTCCTTTCTTGACTGCTATCATTGGCTTCAAACACAAGGTGTCCATTGCAACCGCCGTGGTAAATGATTCAGCGTCAAACCTTGATGTCAAGACCATCGTTTCCACTGCAATTGCCAGTCACACAACAAGTTTGCTCAGAGATCACGTCACCGTTATTGTTGCCTTGCTTTCAGCTTTATTCTATACCGCCAAAATGGAGGGCTTAAGAAACTTTTGCTTGTTGAGCAGCACCATCTTGACTTTCGACTTGTTGCTCACATACACATTTTTCTCGGCCGTGTTGGGACTTAAGGTTGAGATTACCAGAGCTCGTAGAACTCACGACTTACAAACCGctttggaagaggaggGCATTTCTTCCTTGGTGGCTGCATCCATTGCTAACCGCTCTGCTAAAAACGAGTACCCCAAAGGCAGTGACTCCCGCACCACCGTATTATCATTCAAGATAATGATGCTCGCCGTCTTTTTCGCATTTCATGGTTTGTGGTTGGGAAGCTCATGGTTGTACGGCTCGTCTTCAgatctcttcaacgatACCATCGGTCTCTCCAAGGAAACAGCTCAACAAATTTCGGTTAGTTCCAAGGGCACCCTTATCACATTACTCAAGCCTCAGGTTTACGTTCCAAATGGTGTTCTTGTAACTATTGAGGATGTCATTTCTTCCATATTGGAGTCTGTATCGAGGGCTATCAAAGATAGCCTCATTTCCAagttccttctttttgggttTGCAGTCTCTATTTCTTTCAATGCATACTTCTTGAATGCAACGCGTTATCAGCGCAACGCCACTAATAAGTTGGTCGAGAGAGAGATGTCAAGACCAAAGCTTAGCGGAATTGCCAAAACTTCgaaaaagtcaagaaaaaccaagaagaaaaatgattCTTACGATAATGATGACAGCTCTTCTAACGACAGTGCGCTAACCTTCAATGCTCCTGTCAAGGTTTTGCCTCTCGAGGAGTGTGTCAAGCACCTTAAAGAAGGGAAGGTTAAAGAGTTGAACAATGATGAAATATCGTCATTAGTTGTCGCTGGGAAGTTGCCTTTGTATGCCCTCGAGAAGCAATTGGGTGACAATTTACGTGCCGTTGTCGTTCGTCGTAAAGCCATTGCCAAGCTTGCTAATGCTCCAGTCCTTGACACTGACAAATTGCCCTTTGCCCACTACGATTATGATCGTGTATTCGGTGCGTGTTGCGAGAATGTCATTGGTTATATGCCTTTGCCCGTGGGTGTTGCTGGCCCTTTGATCATCGATGGTGTTCCATATCACATTCCAATGGCTACCACCGAGGGATGCTTGGTCGCTTCAACTATGCGTGGCTGTAAGGCAATTAATTCCGGAGGAGGTGTTCAAACAATTCTTACTCAAGATGGTATGACTAGAGGTCCAtgtgtttcttttccatCCTTGGCTAGAGCTGGTGCTTGCAAGCTTTGGTTGGACTCTGAGGAGGGTCAAAGAACCATCAAGAAGGCATTCAATTCTACTTCCAGATTTGCGCGTTTGCAACATGTTAAGACTGCGATTGCTGGAACTTTGCTTTTCATTCGCTTTAAAACCACCACAGGTGACGCTATGGGAATGAACATGATTTCAAAAGGTGTCGAACACTCTCTTAAGTTTATGATGGAGGAGTGTGGCTTCGAGGATATGTCGGTTATCGCTGTTTCAGGCAATTACTGTACTGATAAGAAACCGGCTGCGATTAACTGGATCGAGGGTAGAGGCAAATCTGTCGTTGCTGAGGCTAGAATTCCCGCTGATGTTGTAAGGAAGGTTTTGAAGTCCGATGTCGACGCCTTAGTTGAATTGAACGTTAGCAAGAACTTGGTAGGTTCAGCCATGGCAGGTTCTGTCGGAGGTTTCAATGCCCATGCCGCTAACTTGGTTACTGCAGTTTACTTGGCCTGTGGTCAGGATCCAGCGCAAAATGTGGAGTCGTCCAACTGTATCACGCTCATGAATAAGGTTGGCGACGACCTTCAAATCTCCGTCTCTATGCCCTCGATCGAAGTGGGCACTATCGGAGGTGGTACCATTTTGGAAGCTCAAGGGTCAatgttggacttgttgGGCGTTAGAGGACCACACCCCAAAAATCCTGGTGATAACTCCAGACGCCTTGCATGTATTGTTGCATCTGCCGTTTTGGCAGCTGAGCTCTCGCTATGCTCTGCTTTGGCGGCGGGTCACTTGGTTCAGTCCCACATGCAACACAACAGAAGCAAAGCTCCTGCTAATGGAGATGCTCCCAAGCCTGTAGCCAACGGTACAACCAACGGTCAAGACATCAAGCGCCTCCAGGAGGGTTCGGTGAACTGCATCAAGTCATAG